Genomic DNA from Brassica rapa cultivar Chiifu-401-42 chromosome A04, CAAS_Brap_v3.01, whole genome shotgun sequence:
CATCCTCCTGTCGGAAATCTCCGAGACATGCTCCCCGTTCGGTTCCTCCCCGGAGCGAGTCGTCGCCTACTTCGCCCAGGCGCTCCAAGCGCGCGTCATCAGCACCTACCTCTCCAGCGCGTGCTCCCAACTCTCGGAGAGTCCACTCCAGTCTCAGAAGATCTTCGCGGCCTTGCAGACATTCAACTCCCTGAGCCCTCTCATCAAATTCTCACACTTCACCGCCAACCAAGCGATCTTCCAGGCCCTCGACGGCGAGGACTCCGTCCACATCATCGACCTCGACGTCATGCAAGGCCTCCAATGGCCTGGACTCTTCCACATCCTCGCTTCCCGTCCTCGAAAGATCCGATCCATTCGGATCACCGGGTTCGGGCCATCCTCCGACATCCTCGCCTCCACCGGCCGGAGACTCGCCGACTTCGCGGCGTCCTTGTCCCTCCCCTTCGAGTTCCGTCCCATTGTAGGCAAAATCGGAAACGTAACCGATCCGAGTCGACTCGGGAGGAGGCCCGGCGAGGCTGTGGTGGTTCACTGGATGCAGCACCGGCTATACGACGTCACCGGGAGCGATCTCGACGCGCTGGAGATTATACGGAGGCTGAGGCCGAGTCTGGTAACGATGGTGGAGCAGGAGCTGAGCTACGACGACGGAGGAGGAGGCTGCTTTCTTGGGAGGTTCGTGGAGGCGTTGCATTATTACAGCGCGTTGTTCGACGCGCTTGGGGACGGGTTGGGGGAGGAGAGTGGGGAGAGGTTCACGGTGGAGCAGATCGTGCTTGCGACGGAGATAAGGAACATTGTTGGGGGGAAAGGGAGGGGGATGATGAGGTGGAAAGAGGAGCTGAGTCGGGTCGGTTTTAGGCCCGTTTCGCTTCGGGGCAACCCGGCAACGCAAGCGGGTTTGTTATTGGGTATGTTGCCGTGGAATGGATACACGTTGGTCGAAGAAAATGGAACTCTTCGGCTCGGTTGGAAGGATCTCTCGCTTTTGACTGCTTCTGCTTGGCAATTTCAGCCGTCCGATTAACTTTTCATTACAatgtgtttcttttttctttttcctttttataaaCACACTTGATCCGTTTAAAGAATAACGCAAGGTTGgagaaaaataattatgatataGTTGAGATATCAAAGGTTTTATATAATTCACTAAtcctatcttatatattaaaacagaagtcacaaccttgattcatgtgtgattttttttaaaatggacctaatgtacatattcatagaaattcatactatattttaattcagactaataataaatataatttttaaaatattttaatcatagtatcttttgatatcttttcattttaaatataaatatatttattttaaaattctaacaaatctgtttaaaaagatttttacaagatcttcatttttgaaattatatttaaatattttcactaatttcgaaattagtttaaaatattattatacattaatatattcagttatataaaataaaaataaaaaaatctataatattttagttattatataatcataatcaatcatatttaattaaaattttatattgagctaaatataataaaattgtattaaatttatatatttatatattttatttttcgtaactatgaaatatttatgttcaaaaataaaatctaatatgttggtaagatgggttaacattatcaaactatataatacatgtataaaaattaacatgtatttttttaaagttaataatataaaatctttgtaactactttaatcataatatattttcattttaaatataatatatatttatatattatattttaaaaattctaataaatctgtgtaatatttaagcaataacttaatgtattttaagttatcgtttagaaatgaaaataaataaattatatcctattttatctacttttatagtcacgatcatgttaaaatataattattatactaaaataaatatgataaaattatattcaattgataaatttataaattttattttcataaatataaactatttatttaaaatataatatgatgatagaacgacttaaaattaacaaactatataatacatgtctaaaaattaacatatgttacacttttatatatacaataataaattatctaaaatgaataggcataaaaatattggtaaaaagaaatccagttttgaaatacgggtcagaatttagcataaattaaatacaaaatattttttaaatatattttctcatgaatatattaatttttttaataactaaatgcaaatataataagataaatatataataagaaggggcaaatacataaggtttaaacaattaattaattatagtatgtaaattataaaattattgtatttgaaatagttatataaatatttaagtataccccccccctttttttctaattctttttttgataaatatttaagtaccacttatgttctaaaacaataatttatgtatagaaaagtgaaaacaaacacccgtgcagttgcacgggtcaaaatctagtttcattttaaaatgTGCGTAAATGATAAGTATATTcacaaaatttatttacatatgTAAACTGTGCAAGCTAGAAAAGtgaaaagataagaaaaaaattaataaaaaggagaaataaaataaaataatttataatattactaTGTAAaggtataaaaataattaattccgactctattttttttatctattgaAAATGTATCTAAGTGAATATAAAAAGAGAGACATTATATCCATCATTTATGTATAAGACCATCTTAGTTCTgcaattttaatttgttttcaattcaTTGATGTAtttaaaaatggatttttataataaaataaaataaaataatttttctatttattttaaaattttactaaaactTACAATCAAAATatcctattttaaaataaaaaattaatatgaattACTATCTCTTGTTTTTCtccatttattaattttttttttgtttctaatggGTCATATGTTAGGTTTAAATCAGTCATGGAAAAGCttttgaaaatgataaaagataaaacatatttttattttttgtcaataaaaacatagtttcatttaaaatatcaagataacatacttttatataaaaaagacTTACATTAtacaactaaaataataatattaaataggCCGGAATGTTTTAGTTATCCCAACTGTATGAAGGCCCATTAAAGAAGTAGGCCGAGTCTTCAAAACAACCACCTTCAACTgtctaaaaaaaacaattttcatttaatttgcGTGTGGAGCCCGCTTTGTAAATTGCGGTGAGAGTCAGAAATCTTGGAGAAGAAAAATAGTGAACGGGATCCCTAGCTTAGCTTGGGGATTGATGTTTGGACGACTACGATTGACGACGACCATGGCTATTCGCTCCGTCTCCGTGCTCTTCTTCTTGCTGATCATCGGCGGGAGATGGATCGTCTTTGCCGATGGAAGCAGCGGTGGCGCCGGGAGGAACGGCTACTCCGGCGGAGCATGGTCGTCGGCAGTTGCTCCCTCCAATGTTGGCTTAGCTGTCGCTGTCACCGTCATGGCCGGTCTCGCCGTGGCTTTCACCGTCTACTCCCGTAGGTATATTGTTACATAAACAACAAAGATCTAGCTGTTGAGAAGCCAAGTAGGTTTGATAGGGGAAGATAAATCTTATCGGTTCTATTTCTAGTTGCTTCTTTGTTACTATGCTCTCTTGGTCTTTAAAGAATAACATGTAGCCTGGCTTATTTACTTATTGAAGTTGCTTATACACTTCTTCAGAGGGAGCATTGGATCACCTTGGTCACTGAGGAGAAGGAAGCATGCGCTTCAACCTAGTCAGTGGAATGCTTTTTTCACCGACCAAGGCCGACTCAGTGATGGAGGTGTTAAGTTTCTCAAGAAAGTTCGCAGTGGGGTATGCTTGCCTTTTTGACACTCTGATTTAAGCAAAAAATTTCCATTGATAGATGAATTCCCATCTTTGTTTTCAGGGTGTGGATCCAAGCATCAGACCTGAAGTTTGGCCGTTCCTACTTGGAGTGTAAGTATCAGCATCTTTTTCGTTATTCCTTCTTTTATCTACATAATGCTCAAGTAGGATTTGACCCACTCAATTATATACTTTTCCATGGAGATTTTCTTTACTCGTGCATGTTCTAAATGTTGAAGTGTAGACTTTTCTTTGGGGTTGGTCATTTATGTTATATAGGTTTAAGGTAGAATCAATAGTACAACAGTGAACTCATTAACTAGAAGTGTAGATTCAAATGGGAGAGTCTCAGAGTCGCCTTTATGTTTGTCTTCATGGGGATTTATAAGACTAGCCCTAGCTTCGTCGAACCAAAATTCAACCGGCCATCACTCTACAtttagtttactttgatgaACCTGTGCAAGTTACGAGTACTCTTTATCATCCCGACACACTGTAACCTTATTCCACTTACCTCTCACAGGTATGACTTAAACAGCAccgaagaagaaagagattctATTCGACAGCAGAAACAGTACGTTCGTTTTGTACTTATCTAGAGTTTCCCATTTTTCTCTTAGTATGTATGTAAATAGATTCTTATATATGTAAGTCCTGCAGGAAGGAATACGAAAACCTGCGGAGACAGTGTCGCGAGATTCATAAACGCAATGAAAATGGTTGTGACTCAAACCAAACAGCTCAGAGAAGCAACACCGAAAACAGCCAGGTTCTTGATTCAAATGATATTGCAGAAGTCAATAGTTCAAAGAGATCCATCCAAGTAGAAGAACCAGAGGAGTTGAATTCGATTCTTCAGGATGGGGACTGTGAAGAAAGTGGCGTCACCTCCGAAGATGCTGCTAATGAGTCAGACTCAACCAATTCTGAAGAAACCGAGACTTCGCCTCTTCTAGCGAAAGAAGAAGCAGAAAGCCACGACACTGTTAGCTCAGACTCAACCAAATCCGAAGAAACCGAGACGTCACCTCTTCAAGCCAAAGAAGAAGTAGAAAGCGTTAACTCTGAAGAAACTGAGACTTTGCCTCTTGTAGCTAAAGAAGCAGAAAACCAAGATAAAGTCAACCAAGAAAAAGACACGCTGACTCCATCACCAAACCCAAAATCGCAGGCAGAAGAGGAATTCAACACAACTTGGCAGAGAATTATCCGCCTGGATGCAGTGAGAGCAAACGATGAATGGGTCCCCTACTCACCGTCTCAAGCTGCTGTGTCTGACAAAAAAGCCCGAGGAATAGCCACACAAGTTGGTCTTAATGACTACGACCACTTGGAGCCCTGCCGGATCTTCCACGCAGCCCGTCTGGTCGGGATCCTCGAAGCATATGCAGTGTACGACCCAGAAATCGGATACTGTCAAGGAATGAGCGACTTGCTATCTCCGTTAATCGCAGTAATTGAAGACGACGCGTTAGCATTCTGGTGCTTTGTCGGGTTCATGAGTAAAGCACGTCATAATTTCAGGCTAGACGAGGTTGGAATCAGGCGACAGCTGTCAATGGTATCGAAGATCATAAAATACAAAGACATACGCTTGTACAGGCACTTGGAGAACCTGGAAGCGGAAGACTGCTTCTTCGTATACCGTATGGTGGTGGTTCTGTTCAGACGAGAACTAACCTTTGAGCAAACGCTGTGTCTCTGGGAAGTGATGTGGGCGGATCAAGCAGCCATAAGAACAGGGATCGCAAAGGCCACTTGGGGTAGAATCAGGTTACGGGCACCGCCCACAGAAGATTTGTTGCTGTATGCGATAGCTGCAAGCGTGTTGCAGAGGAGAAAGACGATCATAGAGGAGTACAGTGGGATGGATGAGATAATGAAGGAATGTAATAGCATGGCTGGTCGTCTTGATGTTTGGAAACTTCTTGACGATGCTCATGACTTGGTTGTCAATCTTCACGACAAGATCTGAGAGAGACAGTCAGAGAGAGTGTTAAATCTCACTCTTTGCCACTATCAGTTTACTTGCACTTTTTTGTTAGTGTTCATCTGTTATTGTTACTTAAAAATGTGAAACAAATGTTGTCCCAAAAGCGCTAAAAAAACGTTTCATCCATGTATTGGAATTTTTTGTTACTTAAATAAGGCGACCTAAAATGGATGGGAAGAAGTTGAGATGCCAGCCTCTCAGTTAGTTGACTGAGAAATTCTCTAAAGGCAACCCGGTTAGATGTTGTTTTGGAAAACAGATACTTGAGTAGGCCTTGCTTTCGGATTTGGTTCTTTCCCGATTTTTGATTGGACGATGGCCCCATGTGTGGACTAATATATATTCAATCAATTCTAAGTTTGAAAAATTTCCGTCATTTTTAAGCTTTTGTCAttcaataagaaaaaaatcaaaataagtttctttaaaaagtaaaaatacatGTATACTCTAGacttaactaatctagacttatgtTTATAGCTAAGGGGTGAGGTTTTGAAgatatgatttcaaattttaaaaaataaaaaattaaaattaaaattttcaaaattaaaaggaattattttggtcattttccttatTGAGAGCTATTTTTGtgtcaaaacttaaaaaatgctatttgagagaattgtccttccagttttaacatattttttattttaatttaattattttcaaatattgaataaattgaagattttttttgtcaagaatTAAACAGAagatataatttgattttttaactACACCACAACATATATAATAGCTTGCTACTTAAAaagacttttatttattttatcaccAAACCAAGCATGTAAAAATAATCATCATCATAATAACCTAAGAAAAATTTATTAGTACTTTTAAACAacataaatctaaaaaataaaactataattaCCGATTATCAGTGAAGTCTATCAACCAAACTCATCTgcatcaaataataatatagatgattGGATATTTTTGCTTTTTTCGATGATTCCTACGAACATTAGTTTAGTTACATTTTATGTGAATTTAATTTCGTCTTCTCCGGATTTTATTGACACCTattatcaaaatctaaaatagttaaaaacatatatctatttaactaaaactttataaaacaaaagtaataaattatatatgttagtaatattttttttgttaaacgaTAAGATATACATTCTTTAACAAACTTTCTCCCTGTTTTTCTTTCTAAGAAACAGAGTCAAACAAGTCAATATGAGAATGTTTTAATATGTTGATGTCAAACATTTTAAATCCTCCTTAGGCAAACTATAACATCACAAAAGCAAAACAAGAATCctttaaaatcttttaaagagaacgtaaaaaaaaattataaaaatccaAACACATACCTTTTGTTGTAATCCAATGCATTCTTTGTACTCTCGTGAATTTACTCTAGTAGCCGACTCTCTTTATCACTCTCAACTTCTGGTTGTCGACTCATGCAACTACTTATAACATATGTAatagttttttgttgttgtgataGACTTTTATCATAAAGTCTCTAATATCTTTAGAAGTATATCCACCAAACACACATGCTTTTAGAGTTTTGTTTTGAACTTTGTAAATAAATTCAGATTTTGCTCAGATTTTCCTTAAAAATATAGAGATTATTTTCTACGTCTAGTTTAATCACGTAATCTACCATATAACACGGATACATGATAGCAGCTTGACTCGATTTCGtctaaacaaaaattttaactGTTCcactaaaaaaatacaaaaacaaaaaccacacTATACTTCTTTATCAGcaataatattttacaaaataagataaaaaatttctaaaatgaTGAATTGAAATGATAAAAGGCATGCAATTAAAGATACATCCATAGGAAAACATTCTCCATGGTCAACTGGGATTATATGTGTCCATTTATGTTTGAATTCAATATACTGTCTGCATTCCTGTCATTATTTCCAAAACGCATATCAATCAAACTCAATCTTTAAACATTTTCTATAGCAAACACTTTTGGTTTGTGTTTACACTCTTGATTCAGGATGTATTGCTGAAGTGAACCCCTTTCACAGTCTGTTGTTATGTTTCCATCAAAGAATTTGACACGCATAAATCTTGTAGGTGGTACAAATCCAAATCCTTTTTCCTTGTCAAATGTTGGATGATCTAAAATAAATGTTGCAACTTTTTGTCtgatttataacattttttctttctaacactagatgttttttttgttgggcTTGAATATAACTATCATTTCATTGTGAATACCCTTTATATAGTACACTATTAATAGataataagtaaaaaatattatacaatttaatattataaagtaAACCTAagataaaatatatctatacaATTATTGTTAAATTTGATAATCCCTGTTAATAATTATCCTGAATATAGtgcaaaatatttattaaataatcgttaaaatttcttaaaaactaataattatttattaaaactaataactCAACCTGAAATTAtggaaaatatgacaaataaa
This window encodes:
- the LOC103864129 gene encoding scarecrow-like protein 23; protein product: MAAKRVHGDYPSSTVKRHKDLDFPEDTTTALQDDDGAAAINLLSLLLQCAEYVATDHLREASILLSEISETCSPFGSSPERVVAYFAQALQARVISTYLSSACSQLSESPLQSQKIFAALQTFNSLSPLIKFSHFTANQAIFQALDGEDSVHIIDLDVMQGLQWPGLFHILASRPRKIRSIRITGFGPSSDILASTGRRLADFAASLSLPFEFRPIVGKIGNVTDPSRLGRRPGEAVVVHWMQHRLYDVTGSDLDALEIIRRLRPSLVTMVEQELSYDDGGGGCFLGRFVEALHYYSALFDALGDGLGEESGERFTVEQIVLATEIRNIVGGKGRGMMRWKEELSRVGFRPVSLRGNPATQAGLLLGMLPWNGYTLVEENGTLRLGWKDLSLLTASAWQFQPSD
- the LOC103864130 gene encoding small G protein signaling modulator 1, with the translated sequence MFGRLRLTTTMAIRSVSVLFFLLIIGGRWIVFADGSSGGAGRNGYSGGAWSSAVAPSNVGLAVAVTVMAGLAVAFTVYSRRGSIGSPWSLRRRKHALQPSQWNAFFTDQGRLSDGGVKFLKKVRSGGVDPSIRPEVWPFLLGVYDLNSTEEERDSIRQQKQKEYENLRRQCREIHKRNENGCDSNQTAQRSNTENSQVLDSNDIAEVNSSKRSIQVEEPEELNSILQDGDCEESGVTSEDAANESDSTNSEETETSPLLAKEEAESHDTVSSDSTKSEETETSPLQAKEEVESVNSEETETLPLVAKEAENQDKVNQEKDTLTPSPNPKSQAEEEFNTTWQRIIRLDAVRANDEWVPYSPSQAAVSDKKARGIATQVGLNDYDHLEPCRIFHAARLVGILEAYAVYDPEIGYCQGMSDLLSPLIAVIEDDALAFWCFVGFMSKARHNFRLDEVGIRRQLSMVSKIIKYKDIRLYRHLENLEAEDCFFVYRMVVVLFRRELTFEQTLCLWEVMWADQAAIRTGIAKATWGRIRLRAPPTEDLLLYAIAASVLQRRKTIIEEYSGMDEIMKECNSMAGRLDVWKLLDDAHDLVVNLHDKI